The sequence CATTGCAGTGATGCCGTTAGCCGGTTTGATTGGTACCGGTTTGGGCATTTGTAACCCGTATAATCTGCGTATTATTTTAGAAGAAGCGAAGGTTCCGGTGCTGGTGGATGCGGGTGTGGGTACAGCATCTGACGCCACTATTGCGATGGAAATGGGTTGCGCAGCCGTCCTTATGAACAGTGCCATTGCCAACGCACAGCAACCTGTTTTGATGGCGCAAGCCATGCGCCATGCGATTATAGCAGGGCGCTTAGCGTATTTAGCGGGACGTATGCCCAAGAAGCTCTATGCCAGCGCCTCTTCGCCGCTTGATGGCCTGATCGGCTAAGTTGGCTGTTATTTAATTAAATGGCTGTGCATGTCCTGCGCAGCCATATCGTTCATATAGATAGGATTCCCATGACTGATGATCTCATCACGGATGAGGTGCTGCCAGTGCATCGCCGTGAAATTAAAAGCTATGTGATGCGTGCTGGTCGGATGACTGATGGTCAGCAGCGTGGACTGGATGAGGGCTTGCCAAAATATGGCTTGCTGCTGGCTGATGGCTTACAAAACTTTGATACGGTGTTTGGCCGACAAGCACCGCGCACCTTAGAAATAGGTTTTGGCATGGGGCAGTCGTTGCTAGCAATGGCGCAAGCTGCACCTGAGCAGGATTTTATTGGCATTGAAGTGCACCGACCTGGCGTCGGCTCATTGCTTAATAGCTTGTTGACAGAAAAAGTCAGCAACGTGCGAGTCTACAATTGTGATGCGTTAGATGTATTAAAAAACTGTGTGGCCGATGCCAGCCTTGATCGCCTAATGTTATTTTTCCCTGATCCATGGCATAAAAGTCGCCACCATAAACGCCGGATTGTGCAACCTGAGTTTGCCCAGTTGGTACGCAGTAAGCTAAAAGTGGGCGGTATCTTTCACTTAGCGACAGACTGGGAACCCTATGCTGAGCATATGCTCGAGGTATTAAATGTAGCGCCAGGTTTTGTTAATTTATCCGAAGACAACACCTATGTGGTGCGTCCTGCAGAGCGCCCTGTGACAAAGTTTGAGCGCCGTGGTGAGCGTTTAGGGCATGGTGTCTGGGATTTGAAGTTCCAGCGGGAGGCTGACTAAATCTTATTTTGTCTTTAATGTTGTTCAATGTTGGCTGCACTAGGCTATGCATGGCAGGCTTCAACCTGCTGTTTAAAGCCTAGTAGGCCGCTTAATCATCGCGGCTTGGATAAAGTCTTAGAAGCAGCCTAGCTGACCTCACTCAGTTTCGATCTGCTAAAATTCCAATCAGAATAAACACCATCACTAACACAGGTGCGAGCGTGTAGTTATTGAGATGAGCGAATGCACTAACCAGCACGGGTGTTAGGTAAATCATCGCGCAGCCAAAACCAATGGCGCAGACTAAGACAAAAATCAGCGTGCGTATGACAAAGTTAAAATGACTGATTGAGCGTCGTACCCAGCTAATCAGCGCTGGACCAAACAGTACCAATGCCGTGGCCATCACGGCCAGAGAAATATCATGCAGGTGTGTGCGACTCCACTTTGAGAGGGTCAAGATTAGGTCAAAAAATACGTCCATAAAACTTCCATGCCGTTTGTCTAGGGTTTAACGCTCAGGAGCTAGAAAAATTTGCAATAAATCATTTAGAAACAACTGCCCTTGTGCGCTGGCCGTTAAACGTTCTGGATCATTACTCAGTAAACCGCGTTGACGGGCTTGTGTTAGCCCATCGAGCAGCACCTCAGTAGATAGACCGGTGCGCTCGCTAAACAGCTTGAGCGCCACGCCATCAGTCAGCCTTAAGGCATTCATTAAGAACTCAAAGGGGAGGTCGTCAGCGGCTAGAACTGAGCGTCCTGCTAGGAAAGGTGTCTCACAATCTAAATAGTCACTGGGTTGACGGGTTTTCCATGTACGCTGAATGCGCCCGTGTGGGTCGCTGACTTTGCCATGCGCGCCGGCACCAATGCCAATAAAATCACCAAAGGACCAATAATTAACATTGTGCTGCGCCACTGCTTCGGCACGTGCATAGGCCGATACTTCGTATTGGATATAACCGTGCTGAGCCAGCAAGACTTGCCCCGCTTCTTGAATATCCCAGAGCACATCATCTTCAGGCAACAGTGGCGGCTTACTCCAAAATACCGTATTGGGTTCCATGGTCAGTT comes from Pseudomonas sp. C27(2019) and encodes:
- the trmB gene encoding tRNA (guanosine(46)-N7)-methyltransferase TrmB, translating into MTDDLITDEVLPVHRREIKSYVMRAGRMTDGQQRGLDEGLPKYGLLLADGLQNFDTVFGRQAPRTLEIGFGMGQSLLAMAQAAPEQDFIGIEVHRPGVGSLLNSLLTEKVSNVRVYNCDALDVLKNCVADASLDRLMLFFPDPWHKSRHHKRRIVQPEFAQLVRSKLKVGGIFHLATDWEPYAEHMLEVLNVAPGFVNLSEDNTYVVRPAERPVTKFERRGERLGHGVWDLKFQREAD
- a CDS encoding DUF3392 domain-containing protein; protein product: MDVFFDLILTLSKWSRTHLHDISLAVMATALVLFGPALISWVRRSISHFNFVIRTLIFVLVCAIGFGCAMIYLTPVLVSAFAHLNNYTLAPVLVMVFILIGILADRN